ACGTTAGCATAAAACATGATCATTCCCATTTGTATGATCATCATCTATGTTGCTGATGATCCTCCAAAAGCTTTTTATAGCTGTTCTACTCTGTcttacctacaagctttctTGATCAGTGTTATGTTTTTCATATTCGCCATCTTTATTGAGCTCTGATGGTACTATTTGGTTGTCTTTCAGCTTAGAGAAAACATGAGGAAGTTGGAGGAAAGACTTGAAGTCTCTAAGAATCTTGCTGAACAAAAGGTGCGTTTTTCCTCAAAGACTATATATAATCTTTGTGATACAACTCATGTCAAAACATTTAGAAATGGATAGAAGAACTAAGTTAAGATTGTGTCATGGAAGAGCAGGAGATGGAGATGAAGAAGctagaagaagagaaggaagatGCATTAGCGGCACAGGACGCTGCAGAAGAAGCACTGAGGAGGGTTTACACTCACCAACAGGAAGATGATGATTCTCTACCCCTCGAATCAGTTATTGCTCCTCTTGAATCTCAGATCAAGATTCAAAAGCATCAGGTCTTGATTTCAAACTTGTTCTCTTCTTGTTTGTTATTACAAGCATCATGGCTTGACTATATATAGcttcttgtgtgtgtgtttacaGATCTCTGCGCTTCAAGAAGACAAGAAAGCGTTGGAACGGCTGACAAAATCAAAAGAATCAGCGCTTCTCGAGGCAGAGAGAATCTTGAAAAGTGCACTTGAACGTGCTTTGATTGTTGAGGAGGTTCAGAACCACAACTTTGAGCTTCGAAGACAGATTGAGATCTGCCAGGAAGAGTACAAGTTTCTTGAGAAAATAAACCGCCAGAAAGTGTTGGAGATTGAGAAGCTCTCTCAAACCATTGGAGAGTTGGAGGAAGCAATCTTGGCGGGAGGAACAGCTGCAAATGCAGTTAGAGACTATCGCCGCCAAATCTCTCAGCTCAATGCAAGTGTCTCCTGTTAATTTCTTGTAATTAAACTCTTGCATTTGTGTTTAAAAGCTGAGAAGATTGTTTTCAACAGGAAGATAAAAGAACATTGGAGAGAGAGCTGGCCAGAGTCAAAGTGTCAGCAAGTAGAGTGGCTCTTGCTGTTGCTAACGAGTGGAAAGATGAGAATGATAGAGTAATGCCTGTAAAGCAATGGCTTGAAGAGAGAAGGCTTCTCCATGTAACTACTCTTCACTTACACACCCAAATACACATTGTGTATTGTTTTTGTGAAATTTTTCTTGTGTCTTGTGTGCAGGGAGAAATGCAGAAACTGAAAGATAAGCTAGCTGTTTCAGAGAGAACAGCTAAGGCTGAATCACAGCTAAAGGTGGatggttatatttttaatcttgtGTTGCAAGAAAGTGTAGTTTCTAATGCCTCTAAGTAATATATACAGGAGAGGTTGAAGCTGAGGCTGAAAACAATAGAAGATGGCTTGAAAAGTCCAAACATGTTTTGTATCTCTAGAACAACTACAAAGAGTGAAAAATCTGGCAAGATTTTAGGATTCTTGACGAGTGGTGGTGGAGGATCAAAGAAAAGGTCTAGTTCTCAGCCACGAGGCTCAGTTACAGGAAGAATCCATGCTGTTAATCAGCCTATCAACAGAGCTGCAGAGACTGATGGAAAAGAGAACTCAAAGATTTTAACAAACGGATTATCTGACCAGGATGCTAAGGAAGAAGATATGGTTTCAGGGTTTTTATATGACAGGCTTCAGAAGGAAGTAATTGCTCTAAGGAAGGTTTGTGAGAGTAAAGAGGGTACTATAAATGCCAAAAATGAAGAAATCAAGGTGAACTACAATCTTTTTCTAGTTGTTTAATCTCTTTGATTACATGTAACCTTGCTTAGCATGCAAGTTAACATGCTCTCTGTACTTAGATGTTGTTGAAGAAAGTGGATGCTCTAACGAAAGCCATTGAAGTGGAGACAAAGAAGGCAAAGAGGGAAGCTGCGGCCAGAGAGAAGGAAAACGCATTGGCTATGTTGAATGAAGAGTCGAAACAATGTAGAAAGGCAAACTTACCTAGAAGGTTTACTCATCatttcatttgtttatttttgttttagagaAACATAAATAGTCAAACGTATACTTATATGTCTACTATGCTTGTGTTGTGCAGCCGTGTACACAATTCACGTTGAAGATCCAGTCAagtagaggaagaagaagcttggGAATGAATGAAGTGTTCTTTTAGGTGTACATATGGAGTGTTTGGTGGGTTATAAGGACGTGGAACTAAAGCTTCAACTAAAGAAGAAACGTGTGTGTTATATTGTTTGGATTGTAATCCATGTTCTTAGATGTTGAAACAAGACTTGTCTTAACGCTTAAATGAGTGATTAGCTATTACCAtgataaaacaaacaaaagtaaagCAGAGTCttctcaacaacaacaacaaaaaaaacagggGAAATCTGTTCCCTATAGTAGCAAAAAAAATCTGTGCATGAAGCAAACATTAACTGcatctatcatttttgttacaGCAAATAAAAAGAGACATTATATACAAAGACTGTATCTCTTTCTCTCAAGAAGTGAGAAGGAACCATATAGAAAAAATGAAAGGCATGTCTGAAATCTCTATTTACATGGTAAAATCAGTATAAGGTGATGTTGCCTGCTGTGTAGAAGCGCAAGCCGTTTGAGGAAGAAACGAGTTTGATACCTCTGTGAATCTTGTGAGAGCATCGATGATACGGTTTAGGAACAGAGAGTGGTTTGATGGAACAAGCCTTGTCTAGGTCAGGAATTGCATGTAGGTGAGAAGGAAGATCGATGTTGAACTGCCCAAACTCATTTGTGAAAGCTTTGATCACTTTGGATCTCCTCCTATGTCCAGTATGGCACATGATACCAACGGTAGCACCTGCAGCATGACGATGATGATGTGTTAGAGACCTGTATAAGGGACATGAACTAGTTTTCAGTACGTACCAGAGATAGGgtcggaggaggaagagagaagagaggcgGTGAGGATGACGGAGGAGAGTTTGATTTCGCCGTAGCCAGCTATCTCCACCAACTCCTTTCTGGTCCATCTCATTCTGTCACCAACTGCTTCCCCCAAAGCCACCATGAAGACCAAAGTCAAGGCACGGAACAAGAACCTCATCTCCATTATTCTGATTCTATGATTATGTAAACAAGTACCAATTGGCTATGAAATGGAACAAGCAAgcgtttgtatatatatacaatagaTGATGGATTTGGTTGTATATGATTTAAAGGATAGGATGGCCTTCATATgtctttttcttataaataaaatataaaggcAAAAAGCCTCTTCCTTCATTTGACTTTTATATTCTTTGGTCAATTTGCCTGTCTGCTTAAtaataatgatttagtttgtgcaccatactaataaataatgatatatcTCTTTACTAATACACACGCCAATTCCAAGCAATTACTTGTTTACCTAATAATTGTttcttcatttttaattaattcataaattgataattgtttttacatcttttaattaattaatatttgattttgttttctaatcAGTTAATGTAATTGTTTCTCTTATTCttcttcattttaaaaattaagaaattgataactgtttctttatcttttttttatgaattaataaatttgataaagTGCTTGGTCAAACATTTGCATAAGACGCAGTTTCTCCTTTtgaaatgtcttttttttttcttcctaatATTATTGTTACAAAGTCTAACCTAAATTTGGAGGGAAGGATCAGAGTTCACAAATATTCAAGCCTGCCccaactgtttttcttttcttacagACATTTGTAGCTTTTGAACAAAACACATTATTatatcatttctttttctcctttttgggattttttttgGTGTGAGTTGGTTATCaaatgaaaaatacaatttttttatctgAATGATGTAGTCTATAATGATATTcaagattatatatatgaaaaagattatatatatgatcttcAAACTCAGAAAGAAGATGATATAATCTATatagatttaatatttatattaaaaaatccaaataaatttaacattttaaccAAAAACAAGATTATATAGAATCCCAAAAAGGTATTGTTGGCATAAAAAcacttgttaataaaatattatccaCGTAAGCAAGGGGTTTAGCTGACCCACATACATACCATTTCTGCTACGTACTTTCTGTTGAATGTCTTCCTTGACATCTTCTGCCCCataccacaaaatctgtagaaGGAAGGTACAAATTGTACCGTACAATTGGAATTACAAACGGCAACAGCTTTTTCTCTTAATTTATAGTTTCGCCaccaaataaattagtttttaacaattaagttcCAAAGTTTTGATATGATGCAATATAGCCCTCACTTTGGTGTTTGGGTTTAATTGCTAAACTTTTAAATCCTTCCATTGACTCGGTTGCTGAGTTGAAGATGTCGCATTTGCTTCCTCACCAACGTCTTGCCCAAGCGACAGAAGCTTCTCTATCCCAAAGTCGGTAACAAGCTCTCCGATGATTCGCTGTTGCTCTCTCAGATCCCACTCAATCCCTCTCTCAAGATGACAATGATCGGGGTCTTTTTCTCCCTCTTATGCATGTCTTTTCTTATGGAACCCTAATTGTTTCTTTGGAGTGCATTgaaagttttgtatttttttcttcagtaCTGCGGAAGATGAAATAATTGTAGATCAAGTAAAGTCTCAGGACATTGTTGATGACTCTGAGCTTGGTAAGGACGAAGTGATTTGATGTTAAAAGACAAAGAGCTCAATAAGCAGAAGCCGAGGAGACGAATTGATCAGTACAATGTCAGTTCTTTGTCTTGATATTAGCAAATTAGTATGTTTCTAGTGTCACTGGTACAAACAAGAGTCTGATACTGATAGTAATAAAATGCCatatattagtattatttttctaattaaagAGCACATACTTTTAAGGTTTTCTTATTTTAGGATTCAAAGATTTGATGTCCAAAAATAGAATGATGGATAAAGGAAAAGGAGAAGGAAGGCCATAGAGGGACAAAAAAGACATAAGCGCAAAACATGGCGACCCTTTGGTTCATTGtttggaagaagaaaaatcaaattctCTCTTTCTGCGTCATTACGtaagaacaaagacaaaaacacttttgtgttttgagagagagagagaggggatcGATGGCGAAGATGAGAGCTGATGCTCCCGTGATGCCTCCGGAGACTCTTCCTCGGAGCAGTGAGGTGGGAGAGATTGACACACGTGCTCCCTTCCAATCCGTTAGAGACGCCGTTAGTTTATTCCGTCAAGTTAGCTTCCCTaagcatcaacaaca
The window above is part of the Raphanus sativus cultivar WK10039 unplaced genomic scaffold, ASM80110v3 Scaffold3672, whole genome shotgun sequence genome. Proteins encoded here:
- the LOC130506796 gene encoding uncharacterized protein LOC130506796 translates to MEMRFLFRALTLVFMVALGEAVGDRMRWTRKELVEIAGYGEIKLSSVILTASLLSSSSDPISGATVGIMCHTGHRRRSKVIKAFTNEFGQFNIDLPSHLHAIPDLDKACSIKPLSVPKPYHRCSHKIHRGIKLVSSSNGLRFYTAGNITLY
- the LOC130506795 gene encoding microtubule-associated protein 70-5-like; the protein is MTAGENPFASNTSSLQSQLKEKDKELLAAKAEIKALRTNEELKNGAFGELRENMRKLEERLEVSKNLAEQKEMEMKKLEEEKEDALAAQDAAEEALRRVYTHQQEDDDSLPLESVIAPLESQIKIQKHQISALQEDKKALERLTKSKESALLEAERILKSALERALIVEEVQNHNFELRRQIEICQEEYKFLEKINRQKVLEIEKLSQTIGELEEAILAGGTAANAVRDYRRQISQLNANKRTLERELARVKVSASRVALAVANEWKDENDRVMPVKQWLEERRLLHGEMQKLKDKLAVSERTAKAESQLKERLKLRLKTIEDGLKSPNMFCISRTTTKSEKSGKILGFLTSGGGGSKKRSSSQPRGSVTGRIHAVNQPINRAAETDGKENSKILTNGLSDQDAKEEDMVSGFLYDRLQKEVIALRKVCESKEGTINAKNEEIKMLLKKVDALTKAIEVETKKAKREAAAREKENALAMLNEESKQCRKANLPRSRVHNSR